TGGCAGGGGGCAGTGCAAGGAACCCCGGCAGGCCTGGGACTGCCCAGCTCTGCAGACAGGAAGGCTCGGACCAGCCCACGGCTGCAGCGGCCACCAGCAGTTCCAGCGCCCAGCATCTGGTTGGCAAGCAGCCCCGGCAGAGACCAGCTGGGGGGCCCCAGGGTCTTGAGGCTCCGGCCAACCCTCCTGGAGCTCATCCATCATTGTCCCCATCTCACCCCCTGGAAAGGCCGCTCGGGTGCCCACCCTCGCCCAGCAGGTCCACCAAGGCAGGCGCTGGGACCCCGCTGGCTGAGCCCCGCCGCCGTGGCAGCTCGGGGCCCAGGCACTAACCTGCTGTGTGAACCTGGGCCAGTCACCTGCCCTCTCTGAACCTCGGCCTCCTCCCCAGAAGGCTGGGGACCATGACACCTACCTCACCGGGGGTAGGGGGCGGGAAGGACCAGGGAGGCGGTGGGAGGCGGGCctcagggaggggcagaggcccTCCCCGAGCTGCGCAGCCTTACCCGCTCGTGCATGGGTGAAGCCGGGCTAGAGTCCTCTTCGGTCCCACAGGGGGATGTGTCACCTGTGGACACACGGCTGACCGCCATCTCGGCATGGCCCTTGCCCTGGGGCCCCTTCATGCGCACAAACTCCATGTTGCTGTACTTGTAGAAGCCGAACGACATCTTCTGGGCCATGCGGGCCGCCACGCTCACCTGTGGGAGGGCAGGCGGGGATGCCGGGTCCCTGGGGGCTCCAGGGGCCAGGGGGCAGCCAGGGGGACCCTCCCTCAAGAGGCCCCTGAGGGCCTCCAGCCCCACTCTGGGGAGACCCAGCCCTGGCTGACCTGGGCTTGCCCACAAGGCGGGGGTGGTGCCGGGACCCTCGCATCCCTGTCTGACACCCTAGATGGTGGGACCAAGGCCGCCTCCCCATCCCTTGCCCCGGGATCCAGAGAGGACACCCTGGGGCAGTGTTCAGCAGCAGGAGGGCACTTGTCCACCTGGACTCTGTCCGGGACCAAGAGTCCCAGGAGGGTATTCCCAGGAAAAGCACCACGTGACCCAGGCCCCAGGTGCCTAGGAGGGGCACTGGGGGCGCTGCAGGAGCTCTGGCGTGGGGCAGGTACAGCAGAGCTGGGCGAGGGCAGAGGGGGGCTCCTGGGCCCGGCCCACCCTGCACTCACGCGGTTGTCATACACCTTCTTGAGCGCCTCGTAGCGGATGGAGCCCTGAAAGATGACCCCCTGGAACGTGTCGGTCTTGTCGCTGGCCACCAGCTCCACGCAGAccatctccccttcccccacgGTCATGTCGCTGAACACCTGGGGAGGCGGGGCGTGAAGCGGACACGGGGATGGCACCAGtcagctgccccccacccccgccccgctccTTGACCCAGGGAGGGCTGCTTGGAAACTCCCCCTttacaggtgagaacactgggCCACAGATGTGACGGCTTTTGCCCAAGGCCCCCAGGCCTGCCTCCACTCCACCGGCACCTGCACAGCAAGGACAGCCCACCCGTGGGCAGGGGCAGCGTCTACAAGGGGCTGAGGTCATAAGCGACTCTGGGACTGGAAGAGGATGCGCCCCCCTACCCAGTGTCCACTGGAGGGACACCAGGAAGTAGAACAGTTCACAGGGACTGTCTGGCCCGCTTTCGAGTGTCTTCTATGCCCTCAGATATGGGTGCGCagcccacccaccccagccctgccctggcagTCAGGGCCTATGCGTGGGCACCAGCTCAGAAGCCGCACAGCCTGCCTgcctgcgggggtgggggccgCCTGCAAGGGACTGGACAGCCCGCCCCCGCCAGAGTCACTGCCCATGGCGTGGGGCAGGGGGCCGTGTGCAGGCTAAGCTCTGAGGTCGTCCAGACTCCAGCTTCAATCTCAGCTTTGCTGTGGATGAGCTGTGTGAGTCTGGAGAGGGCGCTCAGCTCCCTGACCTGAGATGCTCAAGACGCCAACCAAATCGAGAATCGACCTGCAGCCCACGCCCCACCCTTCATGAGTGCTCCAGGGGCCCCCATCCCCACaacccaccccctctccccccgCCCGGCCCTCACTGCGGGTGGTGGGGGGAACAGCTCCACTGCCCAGACCTCGACAGGAGGATGGCTGGACAGGAGCCGGCACGGTCGCCAGGGGGCACGGCTGGCTTCCCAGCACCCTGCGTTTCCCAGTCGAGTGAGCTGCCTCGGGCCCCAGTTTCGTAACTTCCGGAGCCCGGCCCATCGCAGCATCCTAGGATCCCAAGGTGTGGAGGCCTCATTTAGGATTCAAGGGTGGTAATAACCATCCCTCCTGCCCGGGCAGCGATCTGCAGGACTTGATGACACCTTCTCCCACGCAAGAGCTCTCTGATCTTTCAACCCTgacgcccattttacagatgagaacactgaggttcGGAGCCCGGTGAACTCATTTGCCCTGAGTCAAGGAAGCAGCAGGGAGAGCAGGAGGCCAGCCCTGCCCCTACCTCCTTCCTGAAGGCGTGTGAGGCCTGAGGGGTgactggggggcgggggagggtcaCATCCCCTGACACACGGAGCCAGACCAAGACAGAGCCCCCACCTCCTCGAAGCTGTCGATCATGAAGAAGATGTTGGGGTAGCTGATCTTGGACTCCTCCCctttgctgtccatggggtgctTACTGGGGGACGCGAACACTTGCTGGAAGGAAAAAAGATTGGAGGGGGCTGAGTGAAAGCCCCACCGTGTCCTGCACCCGGGCCGGAGCCACACGCTGGGGTGGGGTAGGCACAGATCGCCGGTgtcccagggtcccagggccccaggaGCCGCTGGGACCCAGGCCCCCAGGGCTGCAGGGAAATTCTGGGATCAGCCTCCCCGCGGGGCAGGGCAGCGGGAGGGGGACCCCGGGCGCCCACGGGCTCACCTGGGACCTCTTCCTGTGGATGTGGATGTCCCCGCCGTCGGCTCGCGTGCACACAGCACAGGTCACCATGTAGTCCAGCTATAAGGGACGCGGGACAGGGGAGTGCAGGGCTCTGCTGTGCCCCGGGGCCTTCGAgcaccccgcccccgccgccaggAGCCCTGCGCATGGCGCCCGGTACCTTCTGCAGGATGAGGTTCAGGCAGACGCTCTCCTCCCAGTCTATGTCCGGGTCTCCGAGGCCCGGCAGCTTCTTGGAGTCCCGCCGGtacacctccacctccacctcggGCTCGGCCTCCGCCAGCTGCAAGGCCCAGGGCAGAGGTGAGTCCCGGCACCGGCCCCACACACCGCGTCCCCCGCCCCGGGGGCATCCTCTCCTCACTGGCCCCGCGCACACGGGGCGTGGACTCCAATCTCCCTCCTGGGTCCTCTGGCTTCATGACGCCGGGGGTTCATCAAGAAGCTAGCCTCCCACCTAGGTCGTCCCTAGGGCCTCCCAGCAGGGCGGGGGGATCCCAGCATCCTGGCCCAGCCCACAGGCAGCCGGTCCAGCCAGCCACCCTCTACACCAGCTGAGCAAGGGGAGGCCCTCGGGTTGCTACGGCAACCGGGTACCGGCTCGGCGGGGCGGCCGGATGAGGAGGGGGCGGGAGGCGGCCGGGCTTGCCGCAGAGAGCCCGCAGAGAGCCCGCAGTGCGCAGGCCCTGCAGCAGCGCCCACGGCGCGCCGGCCAGGGGCTTTCCTTTCTGCTCTTCGCAGCAAAAGCGGGCTGGGAGGCTGCGCGGGAGCAGCTGTGTGatctccctcctcccccgccccgtCCACCTCGCACCTCCAGACCCGCGGGGTCTCCCCCCCTGCCGCCTTCCAGACACCGCAGACCCACCCCGGCGGGGCCTGTCATGCGTGTGCTGGCTCACCCCTCCCTTCAAATGTCCTCTATCCACCGTCATCCCCTCGCTCTGACCTACAACATTCCGGCCAGACGCCGCCTCCTCCTCTCTGTGGGTCCCCAGCCACCCCATACTTCCCACCATCACAGCACCAACCATTCCACGTGCCACTGGCCACCCTGTGGGTCCCAGCAGACCAGGCcgggggcaggggggcgggggagTGCTCCCTGAGGCCCCGGCCAAGGCTGTCATCCTGTGCTCCCAGTGCTGGGAGGGAAGGGCCTGCAGAGGGCTCAGGGCAGAGGTGCGATGGGGTGTTCCAGCACGCGAACAGCTAGACTGCCACACGCTCCCAAACTCGGGCTCCCCTCACTGACCTTGTCAACACCGCCCCACCCCAACCTTCTGGGGACCTCACACACAGCCTCAGGCCTCTGGCTCCGAAACCGCTCAGGCCTGAGTCCAGGGTTCTCTCCCCAAGAGAAAAGCCAGCACTTGCCACTTCCTTTCACCTCCCCACCCCGCCGCTCTGGCAACCCACAGAGCTGACCCCTCCTGAGCCCCGCCTGCCCACTGGAAGGCCAGTGGCTAAGGCCAGATCGGCTAAGAAAACCCTCCCTGACCAGAGCCAGGGCCTCTCCAGGCACCAACATTCAAGGCACGACCACGTCTCAGGTGCACGCAGTCCTTACTGTTGCCTCTGGCCTCAACACACTGCCTTTAAACAACCACCaagattttgcaaaaaaaaaaaaaaaatctgcaacttAAACTTCAGCAGACGGTCAGGCCCACCGCTCGGCCACCTGCCCCTCGGCTGGGACCATCTCTCCCCTTCCTTCAAGACCCGCCTCACTCAGGTGGCCTCCGCTGGCCACTCCCCTCCCTTCCGGTCACTATAGTGACCCACACTGTGTTGGCTCCGCATGATGCACTCAGGGTCCCAGCATCCACTGGCCCCAGTGACAACCCGGTCACACAGCCAGCCGCTGCAGACTTCAGATGGTCATCAGAGCACCCTGGCCCACCCCCAGGTCTTCCCGCCTGTCATGCACCCCGCCTGGACCAGCCATTTGGCTGCAGGCACGCAGGCCACCATGTCTCCTTTGCAGTAGGCACCAGGCCTGTCCGTTTGCAGAAAACCCGTCCTGCATGATCAGGCTCAAAGAGCAGGCGCAGGGCAGGGAAGGCATGAGCCCCAGCCACCTAGCCCCAGCCACCAAGCCCAAGCCCGGGGTCACAAGCGCTGGGGCAGCCATGCTGCAAAGACCTGTCTCCACTGCCGAGGCGTTTctgcatttaaatgaaaacattgtCTTTGTATGTTTGGCATACAGGTTGCTTCAACATTTTACAAAACACTAAAAAGACATGCAAAGCTTGTTCTATTAACTTGTGGACACACTGAAACAGTGGATTAAACACCGGAGGTGACTCATGTCACCTGTGAGCCTTTGGTCTCTTCGGTAAAAAGGGGATAACAGCCCTTGTCCTGTCCAGTTGTAGGAAGACAtgggagatgggagaggcagAGAGCTGAGCCCCTTGTTGGGGGTGAGGTGAGGACTCAGGGGCTGGCaggcatcaccaccatcaccaccatcaccaagcCAGGTCACCTGCCCACAGCCAGGCTGGACCCAGCCTCTGGGGTCAACGTCTTCGCTCTCCTGTTTACTTACTAAGGATGAGATGCCGGCCAGACCACCCAGCCTCTGGACGTGTCTCCTCCAAGGCACTGTAGCGATACTCATCGCTGCCTGCTGGGCTCATGGGGAACCTCAGTAATAATACCCACCTGtgtgcccccccccgcccccccccccgcccagctCCTGGCACCTGGCAGGCGCTGAATGAACACCGCGTTCCCCTCCTAACGCGAGGAGGACTGCAGGCCCCCGGCCCACAAGCCTGCGGATCCCGCTGGGGGGGCCCCCGGGGCGCTCACCTTCCGCCCGTCCAGGGCGCCCTCGCTGCCCGCGAACGCCAGCTTCCGGCGCACGTAAAAGAGCATGTCGTCCTGGCGCGGGGCCCACTTCTCCATGAAGTAGGTGGAGAACATCCACGTCCAGAAGACTATGCGGTCGTCCTTGAAGCACCCTGCGCAAGGAGGCcagagggggttggggggggggcaccTGTGAGGGACCTGGGCCGagccctggcccctccctgccccctgcagaCCTCCGCGATGTGAGGAGCCCCCTTCCCCTCACGCCCCAGCCCCCACGGGGCACCCGCAGAGGCCCAAGGGTACCTCCCCAGAAGGTCCCGAGCCCTCCACCCAGCGGCGCGGCCCCGAGCCCCGCAGCACCGCGGACTCCAGCCCCAGGATGAATCAGCAGCATCGCGCggggaagggaagcctggatcGGAGGGAAGGCGCCGCAGGCTGTCTGGCGGGGAGCCCCGAGGGCTCAGGAGGGGAGATCCACCCAGCcggcacctccctccccacccccaccccgggaaCCTGACTTAAAGGGACAGCTGCCCCTCTGCCTGCTGGGCTCAGCTGCAGGCAGGAGACAGGCAGCcttccagcacgccaggctgacTCTGCTTCTTATTATCGACAGTATTTCTTCGTGATACCTAGATCCTTATGGTCCTCTTTCCCATGCAGGGAGGGAAAAAGCCCACAGGCTCCGGTAGGAAGGCTGAGAGTTTCCGCTCCAGCTCtgcactagctgtgtgaccacgggccaacccagggatctctcTGATCCCCAGGTTCCTGGGGGTGAAGGCAGACACCACAGATGTGGCTGGCCCACGGGACCTAAAGAAGGTGGGCGTCTGAACAGACCTGATGAGACGGCAAGATGTGCTGCAGAGCTACTGCTTAGAGACCCAAGATACTGAATTGCTGCTGGTTGTTCCCCTCTGCTCCCAGAGCATCTGTCTTCTGGAACCCCTGGAGGCGGGACCCTCAGGGCGGATATGGGGCTGCCCTTGTCTTCACAGGTGGTCAGAACAGGGGCccggggtggaggggggcggggcgggggcaggcTCAGCCCTCAGGCCCTGGAGTTCTAAACACCCCGGCCCTGTTTACATCAGGCTCCCGCCCTCTGCACCCAGGGGGTCCGCagcccacccacacccacaccctggCTGGCTCCCACGTAAGGCAAACAGAAGGGGGTCTCATCAGTCAGGGGCCCAGGCCGGCGAGCCTGATCAAGACAAAGGTCACCCATCAGCTTCGGGGGCAAAGGCCGGGAGAGACCCCCGGACTGGCCACTGTGACAACAGGCAGCGCCCAACTCACAGCCCTAAAGCCCCTGCACAAAATCAGGCGGGGTGGGCCGCGCTCTTCCTAACGAAAGAACTCTCCCAGGACAGTTTACTGTCAGCTCCTTCTGAGCCCCCAGCCCAGCAGAAGGCCTTCTGGACTCAACGCTCCAAGACTGCCCACACCCACTGCTTCCTGGTCCCTTGGGGGTGGGGGCTACGGCAGCCCCTGTGGTCTCCACAAGCAGTGGGTCAGGGCTCCGAACCCCATCACCTGCCACAGTGAGTCAAGTTCACCATCCGCGTCACTCTGGCTCAAGCGCATACCCCCTCGGGCGATCTCTTTATTCTGCAagcagaaggagcctggtggtacCCACGGTACCAGGTGGGCGGCCACAGTGCTTCCTGCAGTTGCCAGGCAGAGCCGTGCGGGCCGTCTCACTGAACTTTGCCCACAGCCTGTTACTGCGGCTGCCTGGTTTCACAAGAGAAGAGACTGACTCTCAGGAGTCAGAAAAAGGGGCCCAAGATCCCAGAGCTAGAAACTGCTGAGTCCTCAGACCTGTCAGACcacccacacgcacacactcaggcTCTCGGAAAATGCAATGCAATGGACCCAGATAATGAATGCAAAGCGATCGGCAGGCAGCTGGCAGCCCCAGGTTCTGACAAGGGAAGGTCCCTGGgtctaggggtgggggtggggatcctGCGTGCAGCACTGGAGTGCTGGAGACGGCACAAAATACATGCCAACGTGCTCTCCAGGGTTCCGCGTGCCGCCGGGCCTGGCCCAGCAGGTCCACACAAGGGG
This region of Ovis canadensis isolate MfBH-ARS-UI-01 breed Bighorn chromosome 3, ARS-UI_OviCan_v2, whole genome shotgun sequence genomic DNA includes:
- the KIAA0930 gene encoding uncharacterized protein KIAA0930 homolog isoform X1 — protein: MLLIHPGAGVRGAAGLGAAPLGGGLGTFWGGCFKDDRIVFWTWMFSTYFMEKWAPRQDDMLFYVRRKLAFAGSEGALDGRKLAEAEPEVEVEVYRRDSKKLPGLGDPDIDWEESVCLNLILQKLDYMVTCAVCTRADGGDIHIHRKRSQQVFASPSKHPMDSKGEESKISYPNIFFMIDSFEEVFSDMTVGEGEMVCVELVASDKTDTFQGVIFQGSIRYEALKKVYDNRVSVAARMAQKMSFGFYKYSNMEFVRMKGPQGKGHAEMAVSRVSTGDTSPCGTEEDSSPASPMHERVTSFSTPPTPERNNRPAFFSPSLKRKGPRNRIAEMKKSHSANDSEEFFREDDGGADLHNATNLRSRSLSGTGRSLVGSWLKLNRADGNFLLYAHLTYVTLPLHRILTDILEVRQKPILMT
- the KIAA0930 gene encoding uncharacterized protein KIAA0930 homolog isoform X2 gives rise to the protein MASARPPGRACDAVPAPAGLRAGPPALPAAAAASPEPAGGAEAEERSLQHMLRAIAEERGRVSLRREVCGLGCFKDDRIVFWTWMFSTYFMEKWAPRQDDMLFYVRRKLAFAGSEGALDGRKLAEAEPEVEVEVYRRDSKKLPGLGDPDIDWEESVCLNLILQKLDYMVTCAVCTRADGGDIHIHRKRSQQVFASPSKHPMDSKGEESKISYPNIFFMIDSFEEVFSDMTVGEGEMVCVELVASDKTDTFQGVIFQGSIRYEALKKVYDNRVSVAARMAQKMSFGFYKYSNMEFVRMKGPQGKGHAEMAVSRVSTGDTSPCGTEEDSSPASPMHERVTSFSTPPTPERNNRPAFFSPSLKRKGPRNRIAEMKKSHSANDSEEFFREDDGGADLHNATNLRSRSLSGTGRSLVGSWLKLNRADGNFLLYAHLTYVTLPLHRILTDILEVRQKPILMT